A region from the Arachis ipaensis cultivar K30076 chromosome B01, Araip1.1, whole genome shotgun sequence genome encodes:
- the LOC110266730 gene encoding uncharacterized protein LOC110266730 encodes MADSKFAWAPSFGMLSSDIEEDGDGYRPYFEEGHVDIEEGFGDSEEGAIDGTHIPCVVSPSDQPKFIGKKGYPTQNIMAVCDWDMCFIFALPGWEGTAHDARVFDNAITTPTMNFPHPSPGKYYLVDAGYPTPKGYIGPYKYTEFNQYEHANILDGEDNSYVGESSDQTLTISSSTEMDRVRDSIRDQILNHMQ; translated from the exons ATGGCCGATAGCAAATTTGCTTGGGCTCCCTCATTTGGGATGTTATCTAGTGACatagaagaagatggtgatggaTATCGACCATACTTTGAGGAAGGTCATGTTGATATAGAAGAAGGTTTTGGAGATAGTGAAGAAG GAGCAATTGATGGTACTCATATCCCATGTGTGGTTAGCCCAAGTGATCAACCCAAATTTATTGGAAAAAAAGGATATCCAACACAAAATATAATGGCGGTATGTGATTGGGACATGTGCTTTATTTTTGCTTTACCTGGATGGGAAGGCACTGCACATGATGCTCGTGTATTTGATAATGCTATTACAACTCCTACCATGAATTTTCCGCATCCTTCTCCAG GTAAATATTATTTGGTAGATGCCGGTTATCCAACACCGAAAGGATATATTGGTCCATATAAAT ATACTGAGTTTAATCAATATGAACATGCAAACATTCTTGATGGAGAAGATAATAGTTATGTTGGTGAAAGCTCAGATCAAACTCTAACCATTAGCTCTTCTACAGAAATGGACCGTGTTCGAGATTCGATTAGGGATCAAATTCTTAATCACATGCAGTGA